GGCACATATCGTTTAACTTGCATTTGATTTTGGCGTGAAACACGATGAAATACTTCGTGGTCGCTGAACATgcttaatgttgttgttattccGCGGACCAGAGGTTGCCAAAAAacaatgagaaatcagctgttcgtttgaTACCTGATTCCAGACTGATGACTGGCTCAAGGTGGGTAGaaattcaggaggtgttcccgaataacgaattcccgattcagccattttggctatgtaggctatgcaactatacggaactcatgaagtttgtttaccaacaaaccccagaaaagctgagcaaaaaataaacaaactcattgagagccccgctcactcctcgcctacttactgtgaaagtcggagaacctagtgtatctaagaaccttggaCTGGCtcgtttttggttttgtttacaAACTCTTCTTTCTTCTTCAGTGTTCCCAAATActcattttatttcgaaaagaaACCCTTTCGATTGACATTTATCTCTGTCTGAAAGTTTGTAGCCATtctttgaaaattgtgactGTTCCATTTTTCTTCAGCCAGATTTGACAGCTTCCTATTCGAGGAAAAGTTCATGGGTTGCTTTTgcggaaaaaattttaaatgttgattTACTTAAAATGAGTACTACTTAAATGAGTCATTTACAAGTGAAGGTTCAAGACAAGAAGACTCAAAAATCTTGATTGAATAactcaatttggatttttcttcaTTCAGAACGTATAAAATTCGATCTCATAAAGAAATATGATTAGATTTAAGAAAGTTTGACCAATCTAAATGAATTCTTACCTGACCAATTTTAGTTCGTACAACTCTTCGAGataaatgaatagtttttcattgacttaatttgaatttgaatacacAGCTTcgttagaaatttttttggttatgAGATGGTTGATTGAGGATAActgatttaatttcttttgttttatatatttcaagaatgttaagaaaacaattttttaatttttttttttgtaaaaacaggGTGAAtctaaatgataatttttaagtaatctTCATGTTGTGTCCGAAGAATAATCATCTTTATACTTAGTATAAGTTTAAGTCAActaacaaatttgtttaaaaggaTTAAACTTACTAACGGTGTAGAAAATTTGTGCATAATTTAATTTGTGCCAAGGTTAAGTGAAATCGACGAAAAATCTAAGTTGTCGTAATCTATTTCCCAAACTGGGAATACGGTTAAGATCAAAGCTCTATTATTTAACGCATTTTACTCGGCGTTGGgttcaaacacaaaaaaaaaagtttccttaGAATATCACCTGGATTTATGCAATCGCCTCGATCGCGATTTCCATTCGAAACGAgttaaacaacaacaacgaacTAAACCTAACCTAGTTTGCAAACTTATCGCGTGTCAATACAGGGTTtgtaattataataataattcaaaacgaCTTACGGGTTAAAAATATGTACACAATTACCTACAAGAGATGCTATAAAAGTTTGCTTTTCCTCCAGAGGAAATAAACTGCTTGCTAGCCGATTGTGAAATATTCACAATCCTTAACCGACTGGCAGCACTGTttcgaaataaatttgcaacagagtttttttttattctgttctGTCGTAATTAACCTTATAGCTTTAATTAACTATTTCCCACTTATTCGAGTGGTTTAtttgttaattgaaaaaaaaaaaaactcaaccaagTATTTTGTTCGGAATACACATGCATGCACACAGGGAGATTCAACGGTTGCCAAAAATGCCGCGCGATTTTCGTTTTAAATCTATAGTCACTTTCTAAGATAATTCCctgttgaaaattcaaaaaatgtttaaacactGTTGTTGCTTTCTCTAACTTAACAACGACATTCTTATGGctatgataacattttttttggttatttttctcACTCTTTTAAAAATCTAGATTATTCTTCAATCTCTGGTTTAGAtcttttgttgtttgtttttctctgtaattataattattaataTTATTCTCCTCGGAAAAAGCGAATACAGTGCCGAAGCAATAATTATTTCTttctgtcgtcgtcgtcgtctttctctgagttgtttatttttaaatgttctttGATTGAGAGTTCAAAATTAGAAATCTTCAAAAACAGggtaaaaaatggtaaaaaatctgaattttcgaATTGAGTTTGCaggatttagattccagattctaaattgagaattcagttttagaactcagattcagaattcagatccagaattcagattcagaattcagattcagattcagaattcagaattcaggttcagaattcagattcagaattcagattcagaattcagattcagaattcagattcagaattcagattcagaattcagattcagaattcagattcagaattcagattcagaattcagattcagaattcagattcagaattcagattcagaattcagattcagaattcagattcagaattcagattcagaattcagattcagaattcagattcagaattcagattcagaattcagattcagaattcagattcagaattcagattcagaattcagattcagaattcagattcagaattcagattcagaattcagattcagaattcagattcagaattcagattcagaattcagattcagaattcagattcagaattcagattgagaattcagattcagaattcagattcagaattcagattcagaattcagattcagaattcagattcagaattcagattcagaattcagaattcagattcagaattccgattcagaatcagaattcagattcagaattccgattcagaatcagaattcagattcagaattcagattcagaattcatattcagaattcagaattcagattcagaattcagattcagaattcagattcagaattcagattcagaattcagattcagaattcagatttagaattcagatttagaattcagattcagaattcagattcagaattcagattcagaattcagattcagaattcagattcagaattcagattcagaattcagattcagattcagaattcagattcaggattcagattcagaattcagaattcagattcagaattcagattcagaattcagattcagaattcagattcagaattcagattcagaattcagattcagaattcagattcagaattcagattcagaattcagattcagaattcagattcagaattcagattcagaattcagattcagaattcagattcagaattcagattcagaattcagattcagaattcagattcagaattcagattcagaattcagattcagaattcagattcagaattcagattcagaattcagattcagaattcagattcagaattcagattcagaattcagattcagaattcagattcggaattcagattcagaatttagattcagaattcagattcagaattcagaattcagattcagaattcagattcggaattcagattcagaattcagattcagaattcagattcagaattcagattcagaattcagattcagaattcagattcagaattcagattcagaattcagattcagaattcagattcagaatgcagattccgGATtagggattcaaaattttattcagaatCTATCGGTttcttcctgtttttttttttgctacgaaaCGATCTGACAATTAGTGGATCGGTGACCTGACTATATGTCCAATTGTTCTCAGAGATTTCGTTTCAGTTTTActtttaaatgaataatttatcaaaaggTTGAAAGATTCGTTTTTTACTTTAACAAGTGAACGTAATACATCGACGACTTAAGCTTTTCGTTTTTACGTAGCTTTGAGtttgttttctttaatttttttttcattcgtttgtatgtttacaTGTTAATAGCGAAAAATGATTGTTCTTGTGACTTTAGTGAGTTGTTGTTGCTTGTATTTTCTAAAATTCGCTTTTCGTGTTGCTGTCGCAGTAAGacgttttttgtttgattttttttcttgtgttggttttttttgtctgcagctatcattgtttttttttctgtttttattctAAGAGCGTACGtttatttttagttgtttttttttaaagataatatgaacttgttttttgtttgttttttttttactaaacgaTACACTTGGATACAGGTTGGTTTTTGCTATAggttgtttttgttattatagATTCTAGATAAAATTACGACATTTGTTTTAGTTAATTGAGTTTTGTTCTTGCTTTTCGacttgtttgttgtttttgctttaTCGATCCGGCATCGatcgttttgttttggttttgcaggaagatttgaatttggtttgtttttcttttactttgttttggaGCTTGTAGCACTGATGTTGtagttgttgttgatgtttacTGAGCGCAGTTTCATTTGACGCTTGACGAAGGACTGGATTCCAGTTATATATTTTCGTTTGGGGAGCGACTTAGTCGTCTACGTCCAGGCCGATCAGCTCGGCCTGCATCCTGCCCTTGGTCTTGCAGCAGATGGTCAGGAACAGGAGCCGCACCAGGAGCCGGAACTGCTGGGACATCGTGGACATGATGATGATCTTCCAGAACGAGTTCAGGATGCCGAGCCAGACGGCGCCGAACTGGATCATCGGATGGTCGAACGGTTCCTCCGAGATCAGATCGTAGATCCGCAGTCCGATGTACGGACCCCACGACACCCAGAAGGAGAATACCAATGCAAAGGACATACAGTGGCTCGGATTGGCCAGATTCTCGGCCAGTGCCGTGGCGTACTCCTTATCATGGATCGGTGCTCCCGATCGCACTTTACGCATCATTGTAAAAATATAACCATAGTTGTAAACGATCGAGATTACACTCGGCCCCAGGACCAGGATTGCCAGCGTTGCACTATAGGCGGCCATGTTGCCCCACTCGAGCATGCAGATGTGGGTGGATTTGTCGTAGATGGCCTTGTTGTAGCCAAGCAACGGTGGACAGCATAGCATAGCGGCCGAGATCCACGTGAACGCCATCCAGCATTGGCATCTGTGTgtgtttgttgttttggttGTTGGTTGATTGCGTGTGTGCGTGTTGGAGTTGCCAGTGTTGCCATTTGGatggttttattttgttttggttaGGGGTAAGAGTGTTGGTGTTTGTTATGATGCGTTTACATTCGAGAATCGTGTTGAAGGCAGTGTTGCCGAGTTGTCGGTTTTGTTTGTGTTGTTATATTTAtgtatgttttgtttgattattttggtATTGTACGGGTACGTGGGGCAGTATCGATCATCGGAGCGTTTCGACGATTAAGTTTTTTGAGagaggaaaaatagaaaaaaaatccaacgttAGCTTCTGTTCtcacactttaaattttttcagtaaTAATCTGTTCCGAaatttgtacacagaaatccgAAAGCCGGGTCGTGAAACCTAACAGTTTTTTATTGTGATTAATACCATTAAAGCTCGGACTCATCCAAGACTGGGAAGCGTCCGAAATTCTTTCAGCTACGAAACAGTTTTTAATGAACCATTAATCACTGACAGTTGGAAGAAACTTGTACCGTGATAGGGCGTcaacgtcaaaaaaaaatttgcattttgtacagatatttggaaaaaaaaatctaaaaaacctactgattgaagaaaaaccttaaattcTAGGAATGAAACTGTTCAAAATTAGTGACAAAAACAAATTGCTATCTTACAAGTGCTTCAacgaagaaaaaatagaaatttccaaatttgaatgcaaaaccttaaaaaacaaGATGGCGGCCGTTTGTTCCGTTTGACGGTTTCTCGCGGTGACCGCCATCTTGTTTTTTCTTCCAAAtcccacaacaaaaaaaacttgaattcgaacaaaattaaaaaaaaacaaccaaaaaaacgTCGACGTCCTATCACAGCTTCGGTCTCGATTCCAATGTGCTGGCAAAGCCGCGGCTTTCAGGTTTCGATTtagcgttctttttttttttggtttcttaaaCGACTCAATAAGTatgaagtaatttttttgttgttgctgattTATCTCGTGAGAAGTAGTAAATCGGATAAGAGAGGAAGTAAGCAGAGGTGCACAAAAACGAGAGAGATAGAGAGGGATTGTTCGAAGTACAATTTGAACTCTTTCAAAAgggggaaaaaccgggaaaagtTCTACTCTACAAAGTGTGAAGTGTTTTTTGGTTTGTAAGTTTGTTGTTACACAATTCTACTCGATTGAGACGTTCAGGTTTTCggatatttcaaaacaattatttacaaaagatccacatttttcaatcaaaattttaaatttcttcacaCAACCTGAACGAATCTTCAATTCTACTGAAGCTGGGAATGTTAAAATTACTAGTACTACAAGACGGGAATACAATTTTAAACTACTGATAAATCGTCTAAGAAAggtaaaaaactttttaaatagagtcaatttttaagaaaatattttttttaaaagggaaCTATCGAGATTTGTTAAATACATATGATCTTGTTCTTCTCGAGTTAAACATGCAGAATTAATCGGAATTTCattgtttgttaaaattttaacatttatggattgtcatttcggtcattttatTGAATGTTAATTCATAACttattctgtaaaattcttcaatttgtaAATCCCATTCAATTTCAgtcttttgagtcattttttgaaattttcaataaattctctgattttccttacaattttatataatttttcatgCCTTCTTTCATTTGTTTCTATTCTAgagttgtcatttttgtcatttttgtattttttgtcatttttgtcatttttgtcatttttgtcatttttatcatttttgtcatttttgtcatttttgtcatttttgtcatttttgtcatttttgtcatttttgtcatttttgtcatttttgtcatttttgtcatttttgtcatttttgtcatttttgtcatttttgtcatttttgtcatttttgtcatttttgtcatttttgtcatttttgtcatttttgtcatttttgtcatttttgtcatttttgtcatttttgtcatttttgtcatttttgtcatttttgtcatttttgtcatttttgtcatttttgtcatttttaacatttttgtcatttttgtcatttttgtcatttttgtcatttttgtcatttttgtcatttttgtcatttttgtcatttttgtcatttttgtcatttttgtcatttttgtcatttttgtcatttttgtcatttttgtcatttttgtcatttttgtcatttttgtcatttttgtcatttttgtcatttttgtcatttttgtcatttttgtcatttttgtcatttttgtcatttttgtcatttttgtcatttttgtcatttttgtcatttttgtcatttttgtcatttttgtcatttttgtcatttttgtcatttttgtcatttttgtcatttttgtcatttttgtcatttttgtcatttttgtcatttttgtcatttttgtcatttttgtcatttttgtcatttttgtcatttttgtcatttttgtcatttttgtcatttttgtcatttttgtcatttttgtcatttttgtcatttttgtaatttttgtcatttttgtcatttttgtcatttttgtcatttttgtcatttttgtcatttttgtcatttttgtcatttttgtcatttttgtcatttttgccatttttgtcatttttgtcatttttgtcatttttgtcatttttgtcatttttgtcatttttgtcatttttgtcatttttgtcatttttgtcatttttg
This sequence is a window from Uranotaenia lowii strain MFRU-FL chromosome 3, ASM2978415v1, whole genome shotgun sequence. Protein-coding genes within it:
- the LOC129756094 gene encoding G-protein coupled receptor 52 isoform X2; the protein is MRGVTMHGLSHLQSGSTLEALTQATIILILAVAIIVANLIVVATYLNFKGPHEVINYYLLSLGVADLLCGLCVVPLSVYPAFYGDWVYGDVLCRFAGYLEVTLWSISVYTFMWISVDRYLAVRKPLRYETIQTKTRCQCWMAFTWISAAMLCCPPLLGYNKAIYDKSTHICMLEWGNMAAYSATLAILVLGPSVISIVYNYGYIFTMMRKVRSGAPIHDKEYATALAENLANPSHCMSFALVFSFWVSWGPYIGLRIYDLISEEPFDHPMIQFGAVWLGILNSFWKIIIMSTMSQQFRLLVRLLFLTICCKTKGRMQAELIGLDVDD
- the LOC129756094 gene encoding G-protein coupled receptor 52 isoform X1 yields the protein MRGMVSGVTMHGLSHLQSGSTLEALTQATIILILAVAIIVANLIVVATYLNFKGPHEVINYYLLSLGVADLLCGLCVVPLSVYPAFYGDWVYGDVLCRFAGYLEVTLWSISVYTFMWISVDRYLAVRKPLRYETIQTKTRCQCWMAFTWISAAMLCCPPLLGYNKAIYDKSTHICMLEWGNMAAYSATLAILVLGPSVISIVYNYGYIFTMMRKVRSGAPIHDKEYATALAENLANPSHCMSFALVFSFWVSWGPYIGLRIYDLISEEPFDHPMIQFGAVWLGILNSFWKIIIMSTMSQQFRLLVRLLFLTICCKTKGRMQAELIGLDVDD